A single region of the Pelobates fuscus isolate aPelFus1 chromosome 4, aPelFus1.pri, whole genome shotgun sequence genome encodes:
- the PTK2 gene encoding focal adhesion kinase 1 isoform X9 encodes MRMETRRQVTVSWDSGGSEEPPPKPSRPGYPSPRSSEGFFPSPQHMVQPNHYQVSGYPVSHVIPPMSGNLYPGQASVLDHLDSWNHRTQEINMWQPNMEESGSLDMRGLGPVLPAHLMEERLIRQQQEMEEDQRWLEKEERFLKPDVRLSRGSIDHVDGGIQCPTGNQHIYQPVGKPEHTAPPKKPPRPGAPSHLSNLGMNSPVDSYNEGVKLQPQEISPPPTANLDRTNDKVYENVTGLVKAVIEMSSRIQPAPPEEYVPMVKGVGLALRTLLATVDETIPILPASTHREIEMAQKLLNSDLAELINKMKLAQQYVMTSLQQEYKKQMLTAAHALAVDAKNLLDVIDQARLKMIGQSRPH; translated from the exons ATGAGGATGGAGACACGGCGTCAGGTCACAGTGTCCTGGGATTCTGGAGGGTCTGAGGAACCCCCTCCAAAG CCCAGCAGACCTGGTTATCCCAGCCCGCGCTCCAGCGAGGGGTTTTTCCCAAGTCCACAACACATGGTGCAGCCAAATCATTACCAG GTGTCTGGTTATCCAGTATCCCATGTGATTCCACCCATGTCAGGAAACTTGTACCCAGGTCAGGCCTCTGTTTTGGATCATCTGGATTCCTGGAACCATCGGACGCAGGAAATCAATATGTGGCAGCCTAATATGGAG GAGTCTGGATCTTTGGACATGCGGGGTCTAGGTCCTGTTTTACCGGCTCATTTAATGGAGGAACGCCTAATAAGACAACAGCAAGAAATGGAAGAGGATCAGCGTTGGCTGGAAAAGGAAGAACGATTCTTG AAACCCGATGTCCGGCTATCCAGGGGCAGCATCGATCATGTTGATGGGGGTATCCAGTGCCCG ACTGGTAACCAGCACATCTATCAGCCTGTTGGGAAGCCAG aaCATACGGCTCCACCAAAGAAACCACCTCGTCCCGGAGCTCCCAGCCACCTAAGTAATCTGGGTATGAACAGTCCAGTGGACAGCTACAATGAAGGGGTCAAG ctgcagccTCAGGAAATTAGTCCACCACCAACTGCAAACCTGGATCGTACAAACGACAAAGTGTATGAGAATGTGACCGGCCTGGTGAAAGCGGTAATAGAAATGTCTAGCCGAATTCAGCCAGCACCTCCAGAGGAGTACGTCCCCATGGTGAAG GGAGTGGGCCTGGCACTTCGGACGTTACTGGCAACTGTCGATGAAACCATCCCAATCCTTCCAGCCAGCACACACAGAGAG ATTGAGATGGCACAGAAGTTATTGAACTCTGATCTAGCTGAGCTGATCAACAAGATGAAGTTGGCGCAGCAGTATGTGATGACCAGCCTCCAACAGGAATACAAGAAGCAGATGCtgactgccgcgcatgcgctggCTGTGGACGCTAAAAACTTGCTAGATGTCATTGACCAAGCCAGACTGAAAATGATTGGGCAGTCGAGGCCACACTAA